GTGTCTGGGCACTAACAGAGGTGTAAATTCAAATGATCCACATCACAGATGTCCATCAAGTGTCTCTTCTCccgcttttctttttctgccttGTTGCTGCAGTCTAAGCTCTGACAATATACAGAATGGAGAACAATAAAAGCCAAAGAAAAAGGAGCATGTGTAAACATAGCAACGTTAAATTAAAGACTGgaggatgtgtgtgttagtacagcTGTTTTGCTCTTGTGCCAGATGAAAATGCTCTAATAAGACAGGTTTTGGGGTCTAacaagagtgtgaagagtgttGCAATGAACCAGCAGTTAGAAGACATAAAGTCATACATGCATGGACGACTATGACATGACCATTAACCATGTAGAGAATGGCACTAAGCCAATAGATCTGATCTAGGAAAACTATGACTAACAGGATTTGGTGCAAACTCCTCAGGTTAGACACATGTATTAATATGCATGGTATTTGTTCATTATCTGAAGGCAGTCTGTACATTACGTCTCTCAAACATACACAACAGCTAgattacacattcacacactctctctgaaTACATTAATACCTACACTCGACTAATGGAATCAAACATCTTTTTTGCATGTTTAAACATTCTATCCAAATCCAGAGTAACTTTATATTACTAAGTGGTATTTTATTCTACTTTTCAAGCCCTGATGTCCAAAAGTTGCATCTCAAAGATGTCAATCTtgctttatttatcattttgtaACCTTAATTCTTTAGTAAGTTGTATTTTCACACTGTATAGGCCATAAGATGCATGAAACTAAAATTGCAAACAAGGCTTTTGACATTATTCATCAATTATTATAAGTTCCATCTCTGCAAATGGATGTTCTTATTGTAATGTTAGACACAGAAATATGTAGCTGTTGCAAATTCATTAAACAATCTATAAAAGGTTTTTACTTTATGAAATAGCTTGCATCGAGTGTCCAAGGAAGGTCAGTCAGGTGTCTGTGTTGTAAAGATTATAAAGCTGTGAACTATGAGTtttgacttaaaggttcagtgtgtagaattttgtgatatcaagtgttgaaatttcatcttgcagctgaatgcccttcacctcaccctccccttccaaacatgaaaaagaacctgtggtagcttcagttgtcataaaaactcaaaaaaccactactgtaaaaaacatggcggcctccgtagagatgaccccctcgatgtaaatataaagtattcaaatataaagggtcttttctagagtaaagaaaactacaattcatacaatttagattaaacgaACTAGccaaaacatcatgaggattattctacattaaatatctgccaataaatccctttcacttaaatcttgaacactggacctttaatggtGCCAATAAGATTTACTTAacagtttatgtttttataataatttgCAAAGAAAtctacttttactttacttccataattaaaaaatgttttgcttccCCTGTATGCATGTTTGAAACTACTGGATGCCTTTGGCTGTCTGTTCGTCCAGTAGGAAAATGTAGGTGATGTAATTTGTAAAAACAACTTTACTTCGTGGGATTGAAAGTTCTAAGAAAAAACGTTCTCAATTATGACACAAggtaattaattaaaaaataatttaatatcaatatatttatatcaatagatgtatttcatttaaagcagcagttagtgtttttcctctctcattGTCACAGGGAGAAATGATCTCTCAGTTCacagttcagtgtcttgctgCAGGTGCTGTTGATGTCTTCAGGAGGAAAACCAGTTCTTCAGATCTCCGACCACATCAGTCCTGCCTCTGCTCATCCTCGTCGCCTTGCAGGCAGTGCAGTAGTGTTCAGCCCACTGCTTTGGCCGGTACAGGCTGTAGCTCCCCCTCCAGTCCAGGTGGCGCCTGAGGCGGTCCGGGTTGCCTCTCAGCATCAGCAGGTACCGTGCCAGGCCCCGCACCGTGGGGAAGTCGTCCACGTGGATGAATGCCTCTGGACGCAGGAAACGCTCGTAGTTCTTCCTGGGCGGACCTAGGACCACCGGGACAGCGCCAGCCTGCACCGCGTTCCACAGCTTCTCCGTGATGTAGTCGGTGTGCTGCGAGTTCTCCAGCGCCAGGTAGAACTGGTAGCGCCCGATCAGCTGCGTCAAGCTTCCCACGCCGCCGTCGTCTGGCACCGGTCGCCCCGCGTGTCCGTACACATCCACGTGGATGTACCGGCGGAGCTTGTAGTAGAAGGCCACTCGTGCGTGCTTCTCCGACCAGTTGCTGACGACCCAGGCCACTAGGCGGGGCCGGCGGAGGTCTGCGCCCGAGGGTCTGTGGAGCGGGTGCGTAAAGCGGTTCTGGATCATCCTGGTTTTACGTACACGGGGGATGAGGTACCCGTACGGCAGGAAAATATCCGAATCTACCCGGTAGCTCATTGTCAAATTGAAAACTCCCTCAAAGAGCTGCAGTTTGGGTGTGTGTGACGGGGACTCGTAGTTCATCCATATCCACTTTTGCCCTTGCGGACGCGGTTCCGGTGGCAGCTCAGCAGAGCCGGTGGCGACATCCCGGTGGTGGACAATCAAAGCGTCCGCCCGCGGATACGCGTTCTTGTCGTCGGTGAGCGTGCACCCGGGGACCTGAAAGAGCGCGTAGCAGTCCGGAAGTTTTTGGTGTTGGCCGAACGGATGAGTCCAGATCAGGAGCGTCACCGCACGGCTCTGCTTGGACTCGACCTCTTCCAGCGTTAACGGGTCCGTTAAGTAAAGCAGGCCGATTACCAGGTGTAACAGAACAACTGTGATGGCCACGCACGCAGAATGAGTTCTTTTGTCAATAAAGCAGTAACACATCTCTCCCACCGGGACCAACCAGCCCGGAGCGCGtgtccgctgctgctgctgccttcgCATTGACGCCTCTGCAGAGTTCAAACACGTCTTAAAGTCGAGCTGTGTGCTGTCCTGTGTCCACCAAGACGTTTACAATGCAAACATCAGTGACAGAGTTTATTGCGTCCTGCTGGCACACCTACATGCCCTACTTTGAAAGTGACTACCTGAGCAGATAACTTGAAAGGCCGGTTTATTATCGAagaaaccattaactgtccacTGCACAAAGCGTCCCCGAGCATTGTTGTCTCCTGACTGTCCTGCACTAAACACCGTTGTCTGGTTGATTTCAAGTTGCCTTCTTGGTCAAAACAGAGTGAAACCCATTTAGCCTCTGAGCTGTATGTGTGTCCAAACATTTGGACGTGGCACTGCTGGTTTGGAGTTCCTGTTACTGGAGAATGGGGCCTTTGTGAGGCCTGCTGCCTCCCAGGCTCTATTAGGTTGAGCAAACACATTCGCTGCAGGGAGGAGTCCCTGCTGATGAAATAGGCAAGACTCGTCCTCTCCTTACTTTTTAAACAAGACATGGTTGTATTCAGCTACTGATTTGGACTACTTTAGAATAAAAGCACTTTAGTTATGGCCAATTAACTCATATTGAATGAAAAAATCAATCAGATCTCATGGGTTGAGTGTTGAAAACTTCAGGtgttacaacacacacaaggcaGTGATCCTCATAGAAAACGCTACACAGGCCCTTCACCACCAGGTGTCTCCATACACAAGCACAAAGCAGCCTGTGGAGTGCAGTGACATTAGGACTCATCATCTCCAAACATACATGTTTAATTTGTCCAATGAATAAACATTTCAGCCGGATATTAGTCATGCAGCAGCGAAGCTTTGAAAAGGTTTGtctctgatgttttatttatcagctATGACCCAGCATCGCAACTCCCTCTAACCAGAAATTGTTAATGTTAATAAATGATTCAGTTTTAATTTGGTGCTGGAACCTAAACAAATAAGATGAGGGGGAGGATAAAGCCCTGCGATGGTGACACTACCTGTGTAGAAATGGATCAGCTGCCCAGGTTGTTTGCCTGCgtgtggatgaattctgatcAAAAACTCATGAAAAAATGATGAGACAACAGGGTTGGAGATGCTGCAACTGTGTGTGGAGTGTGAGCTCTGGTGGGCAGGAAAAACACGCCGTGACTGGGACAACATTATTTCCCCCCACAGACACACGAGTATGTCATGAAGTCTGAGTAGGggaagaaggggaaaaaaatggcagacgaggagtgggaggagatgAAGCAAGAAGCATGTGTGTCTTCTTCTCCACTGggtcctcctccttcctgttaCATCCATTCACTTTTCTGCACCGTGgagaagcaaaaaaagaaaagaaaagcatttctTTGTGTATGCTGGTGTGCGTGTGACTAGTTATCCCCATAAGAGGTTTTGTATTCTTTCTGCATTATTTATCCTCCCTTTCATCTGAACAGTTCTATTTTCAGCCGATCATTTAATGTCCTGCCCGGGGTTATCTTGTGTTGGGAAGAAACACAGCAACTCATAAGTTATGGATACATGCTGAGGATCCACATTatacacatgcgcacacacacatacagacacacgtCTTTCCTCAGAGGTGACTGAGGTCAGGAAATGACACAATGAAGGAGTCTTGTTTATCTTCTTCCAGTTCagctttttaattgtttttaatccTACGTGGCACTAAAGCATGCAAATGCTGCAAGAAAATGTGCTATAATTAAAGCTGGACTGATTGGTGATATGGTGACATTTTGTTTGGCTCAAATTATAGCCGTGGAGACGCACAATGCTTGGCATTTATGTTTGCttcatcttttcttcctctcccttgtgcaagaaaataacttttgttgttgtcaagCTTTGCCATTTGCTGTCGcagaaataatggaaaaaagaaaacagtctcGCTATATTTCATTACAGCCTCATCTTTTAATGATAGattgattgagagagagagagagaagaaaataaataaataaatttcaGAACCATCTTGGAAGCCATCTttggatgatagatagatacatacatagttagatagatagttagatagtcTCACTacatttgactttttgttttctgatttgttttaatatgttttattatattaggCTGTTTTAACTGCGAAATATCCTGTGTGCAATGTGTTCTTTTTGACTGATTCAACTTTCATATGCTAACCAAGAGTAGCACATTTTTAGTGTGTTTTGTACAATACAATTGAATCGATTTCTAAATGTATACTGAAGGAACtttataatattaaaataatactgCACTTAAGAATGATGACATACACAAACTGTATATTTTGCGTATGTTTTTCCCATTTTCCAGATTTGTGTTTACCTCTGTCCTGCTGCCTCTAAAAGGTGATGCCAGTGTGTATCACTGcacatcagtgtttttctggGTGTGTGAATCATACcagaacagagagaagcatTCAGTTTTTGATGGGACCCCCAGGTCTTCACTCATCTTCCCTATTGATTTTCTCTTGCCTTCCTTTTTGCACTCCCAGGGGACGGGATGTCTCAATTGGTCCCGGCCTGTAAAGGAGAGCGTGAGCGATAGAGAAACCAATAgaagatgagggagagagagagagcggggaaaaaaaacacaaatgaagggAGAGAGAACGTAGAGGAGGGAGAGGCAGGAGGGGCCTGCGGGCGCCCTGATCACTGAGGCCctctctgacccctgaccttgATCATGACCTCAGAGGTTACCCAAGAGGTCAGAGGTTGTGTGAAAGTGCCACTGCGGCGATTCACTCCACTGCTGGGTGATGATGATCTTATACCGCCTCCCCAGCCTGTCTGACATGATCAGTGTTGGTCTCCGCCCGCAGCTCCCAAGGGCCACACATCCATCTCTAACCTGGCCACACAAGGCCCACTAAAAGCACCTTACAGGCAGAGTCAGTGAGGAAGAgggacacaaacagagaaaagagggaaagcTAAAGGACAGAaaggttgttttattttgttatttcccCTGTAGCTCAGTCAGGGTATAATATCATTTTTTAATAGCAGCACTGACACAAGGAACATgagtttattttactgttttaaaacTTCAACCAAATATACTGATCAGATGAGGCTAAATCTAAATTTGAGAGCCTCACACACTCCTTCTGCTGTCAAAATTGGGCAATTCATGCCATTTGTTCTGCTCTTTAATTTtacaatataatgtaataaaaagaaaagtgcgGGGGGAGGGGTGCACAAGCTTCTAGAGCAGGAACATGATAATTTGTAGGTGCATTGATAGCTCGGTCTCTTACCTGTTCCAACTTAGACTGGAGACCTCCCGCTGCTTCAAAGAAAACCAGAGCTATGTGTTGAAATGCAGGTCTGACAGTATAAAATCAAATGATTCAAAGACTGctttgaaatattttcaaattgtttttttactgaataaaaTCTAATCAAATTTTTGTGTGAAGCAGAGTTTAATTAAAAGTTTTGCTGAAAGATTTCGGGTAGAGTTTTCATTCCAAttcttctgtttgttgtgtgattAAGATCATGTTCAAGTTCAGTTCATCGGTCATTATGAAGTATTATGGGCTCTACTTTTACccccaccaaggaggttttgtttttgaacatattacacaaaaactagtggatggattaccacaaaactggTGTGGTATGGGTCATAGAAAAACCTTTTCAAACTTTGGcatggatctggatcagggggcagttCCAGGTATTTTTTGTTATCGCTTTCTCTAACATGGCCCGACAGAccgttttttgttgttgtttagattttcactgatttacgcatggaataattcatagatcttgatggaaaaaaacagacacattatgggaattgatatctatgagtgaCTATAAGACTGCACTTTACTGAGTGCTGTTACAAAATGTGTTCTTCTGGgtaaatatatagaaaataaataaaagtttttaattgCATCTATCTAACAATTCGTACAGTATTTGAAGCAAATAAACATTAGAATCTTGAATgtccaaattaaaaagtgaacCATATTGATTATTGGAACATTGGGGGAGTAGAgatcaaataattatttcttaCCAATGACTCATCACTTGATATACCTCAGAAATAATCACTATTTATACATCACACTTGCCAGATAATATCAACTAGCTATTAGCCAAAGTAGCTCCAATGAATTTGTGGTGAAAAATCTGTTTCCATTGACCCTGcagcaaattaaattgaattgagaAAAGCAACGACATTATGGTGTCAATATTTTTCATACACAGTGACAGCTGGTTTATATTATTGGGGGGTTTCAATGCCCTGGGTTGAATAATCTTATAACAATACTTCTTGATACAAATGCCATGAATCTTGCAGTTACTTTCAGGTGATATCACTGATAAAATAGTGTGAAGTACTTTCAGATTTACAAGTTATAATAACATCTTGGTTACAAAAATACATCATGTTTCTTTTAGTTGTGTGTCTCAAGGGTGATtgtcagatttataaaaaagcATGATGGACacactgcagagctgctcaGCCAGTGTGGATTGTCACAGACCTGTAtttctggtttgttttcataaCAGGTAGCGTCACAAGACAAGCAGGCCAAGCCAGGATAAACATGCTGCAAACTGGAAAAGACATGACGGGATAAAACACACAGATCCATCAGTTCATTAACACATCTAATCAGCAGAGTATTTATCACACACAGTATCTTAGTGCAGATCAATCGctccttcaactgttttcttaaagaaaaacacaatatggTTACATAGCAACAACTCATgccaaaaataataataaacatgctGCTAGTATGCCTCTATTCATAATGATATTTTAAAGCAGTTCTCCCTGTTTGAGTGATTGAATGCAAAGTACGAGTctgtacattttattaaaaacttgTGACTGGGTGTGAAGGGAGATTTAATGACTGTAATTCACTGCATTATGTCTATAAATGAAGTACAAAATAAGGCAAAACCACTAAAGCTGGATGTCAGCTGAGCACTGAGCCCCATTCATACcgagggaggagggagacgcaaaatcaaatcaagtaATGACCTGAAAGTTGAGCTGATTCAAAACACTAAAATGGGCACCTTTGTATCCCAACCAGTGAGGCGTCATTATCTATGGCAAATTCTCATGTTATTTTAAGTGAGTGTAATTCAAGTGCAGTGGctgtaaagaaatgaaaatgattggggaaaaagaaaataaaagctatGGAATATTTTTGGCAAAGTTGGAACTGATACAAAGGGTGTAGGGTCCAAAACTCCAAAGTGTGACTTCAGGCGTGGATTTTCCACACATCCAGGCCTCGCAAACGTGCTCGGCGAGTCAAATTTAAGAAGCCACAAAGtgctaaaaatgaaaacaatgtgcACAGCAGATGTGTTAACCTGATAGACCTGTGCAGCTGGGCTCTGGTGTGGAGGCTGATGCTGAGGAGAGATGAGTTTTTTAGGTGCATGAGGCCGTATACAGCTTGACACAGGAATTTAGAGCACTCCTTCTATACAATGTAATTAGAGATTTTTTGCATATCCCTCTGAGGCACATCCGCACACTGAGGGGGTCAGAGGACATGGCCAGCAGGAGGGACGCCTCAGGAGCAGCCAGGGTTCAGTGCGTTGCTCAAGGTCACTTCAGGAAAAGATACGTATGCACACTGACACTGTAACCACCGGGCCGTCCCTGCTGCATTAATGACTTGACTTGATTAACAACACAGCAATCTGATTTGATTAACTAATCTGTTTAATAACTGTGTTGCAAAAGGATGCCTTAACCAACCAGATCAGGCTTATACTATCTGAATCTAATAATTGTAGAATGACAAAATCATGAACCAGGAAAATTCCCTGTGTAAAATCTAAGTCCACTCCATCTTTTACCAATTCTTTAGATGGCCAAGTTCAGCAGGTCCTCTCCAGCAAACCTTTGTTGAACATGCAAAGCTTTACATTATGGATCCCCCCCTAAAATTAAAAGGATCATATAACACAAACATGTATTcatttttgtaatttgtgttGAATGTCTTATCAGTTTGTCATATTCGTAGTTtggattatttttttccaaatgaattAATTTCCCTCgtgatcaataaagtatctatctatctatctatcaatttGTCTtaatatatattacattatattttatttagtgAAATTGTCCCTCATATTCTACTAAAAATCTTTAActttcaaacaataaaacaaactcaaGGGATGTAATATTCAggttgctgtgttgttttttgttggaGTGTAACATAACAGTGAGTGTTAGCTTGATGTTTTACAAAAATCCTTGTTGTtacactgaaaagaaaaacaagtacaTGCTTATTTCTAATTCTAACAGTTTTAGATTTGTTTAATTTGCAAGAACATTGATTATTAATAGACAAAAAAATCTATAGATATTAAATCACGTTATTTCCCACAGGAAACTGGTCCTGAATTCAATGCTTCCTTGgtggaattttctttttctttttttccttttttacatATGGCTCCCAAGTAGCCTCCTGGCATTAATTCTGTGTGATCTTTGCTCTCCTGCTCAACACAAGACAAACCGAGCTGAAATACATGAAACATGCTCATCTGGCGCTCGTGTATTCCAACGTGATCACTTGAACAATGATTTAAACCCCAGCTCGGTTATTTACCTGTAATATCTGAGTGTTGATAAAATGCTATTTAAGCAATTATAATGGCGTTATTAAGGCAACACTCCCGCGCGTCGACTCCGTTCCGCACGCCAGCTGTTGCCGGGGTGAGCGGTGGGAGTGGTCCGGCCCGGGTGTTCCGGCCGCCCGGTCCTCTCCACTGAACTCCAACCCCCGCGCTCTCTATCAGCATCTCATTCCTGTCTCAATATGTCTCAAGATGGCGGCCAATGCAGGATCGATGTTTCAATATTGGAAGCGCTTTGACTTACAACAACTACAGGTCAGTTCCGCCTCTCTTTACACCGTCTACCTCCCGCTCGCCTCGCTCGCCTCGTCCGCCTCTCCGGCCGCGTTTCGCGGTGCCCTTTTCTCCGGCGGCCGCCTCGTTATGTGTTTCGGAAGGAGAACCCAAGACCTCTTCCTCGCATTGATGAAAGTGGCTCTCTCGCTGATCAGAAATTGATCCTCTTTGTTCAATTCAACATCGATCGGACACTGCGACTGGGCAACGCCGGGGCGACGCCGCGGGGATGCACCGCGATAAAAACAAAACGGCGGcgcttctttttttcattttttatttgtagcCGCGGAGCTGCTCGTCTCGCTGCCTTTTATTGCGTGTTCTTCAACTTTTACCGGAGCGAGTAGCCGTAGTTAGCCCGACGCTTTAGCCGCTGTAAGGTTGGATCAtttagggggaaaaaagaagtgCGACTCATTATACGGTGGCGCTGTGGTGACACCAGACACCAGCGCAGACACACGACAgcttgttttctgcttttattccTACACACAAATGTGAAGTTTACTCCACCGAGCATGAAAACATTAGCAACCTTATCGGCTAGCGGC
The Paralichthys olivaceus isolate ysfri-2021 chromosome 11, ASM2471397v2, whole genome shotgun sequence genome window above contains:
- the LOC109630101 gene encoding alpha-(1,3)-fucosyltransferase 4-like, translating into MRRQQQQRTRAPGWLVPVGEMCYCFIDKRTHSACVAITVVLLHLVIGLLYLTDPLTLEEVESKQSRAVTLLIWTHPFGQHQKLPDCYALFQVPGCTLTDDKNAYPRADALIVHHRDVATGSAELPPEPRPQGQKWIWMNYESPSHTPKLQLFEGVFNLTMSYRVDSDIFLPYGYLIPRVRKTRMIQNRFTHPLHRPSGADLRRPRLVAWVVSNWSEKHARVAFYYKLRRYIHVDVYGHAGRPVPDDGGVGSLTQLIGRYQFYLALENSQHTDYITEKLWNAVQAGAVPVVLGPPRKNYERFLRPEAFIHVDDFPTVRGLARYLLMLRGNPDRLRRHLDWRGSYSLYRPKQWAEHYCTACKATRMSRGRTDVVGDLKNWFSS